Proteins found in one Sardina pilchardus chromosome 3, fSarPil1.1, whole genome shotgun sequence genomic segment:
- the ciita gene encoding MHC class II transactivator isoform X6, with the protein MECPNNADQGNFWDSLTAEIIESNVKENSDLLNDEDVDGFDEESALISLFSNRDLEHVNSDQDYGTQGDTEELELTLMETFFPVSESATEKGEAMLPPLLEPPDYFDHCMGLQEVHETCALTALPATKDSDSEQAPVSQKSGGNRTLHKRSRCRKSQSKESDGACQPKRPKRTKATQKVKEIPADNLRDNSEYFQSVRQVVALSSPQRFVPISPTAAIVPITSIANFNTATLLPSTGGAPTFQIIQTHSLSPTNATYILVPTTPQKQMPQIVPLSPISGTVAPELLVVSPGGSLSDSVNRCTPPEPITLSSPTTAIGSLATPEREVTSPGSSLSDRTTPGETILSPTTETNPRESADVALNPPPEHVKEEPWYVGRYLQHVKSCMRESCGELEKDRSVESHYVNVRLLQRTVMVKSGKNANKCLEKEMVILSDAEQKKATLTRKQVFADGQLRQKQVIALLGKPGAGKSAFVKRLCLDWAKDQLPRFRYVFSLDCKTLNLTRPDYSLKTLLFHLPTSPRCEDPESVFKHVLSAPKEVLVILDSFEDFKDHEGLLHSPATCAEAGGYGVKQLFSGLFLKRLLKGCTLLIAARPCGGLTPLLRKVDSILELCGFSPAEIDLYASLYFAEDAPRGASSLTKLKLQKYIYSLCSNPLLCRYACFLLERSDGNKRFALPSTLTGLALKVLSLCLKQTSEAQGRETPDMAQLCALAWESLSAHSSLVADERLDSAELRDYGLASEILTSHTVSRADGAAGETTGYAFSHALVQNLLASLHLVLSDSVSDKALVNQTLSTSRRRRPQGEWLGMMQQFTAGLLFQNSKLPECGLAHSTAAPGGSAKKKAVEAHLDSLKSGEMAPARLLELCHCVYETGSKKLAKQLVKNLPDTLSLCGAQLTPPDVYVLWYLLQDTKALKRQFCLDLQDTGITLSGLKELVGLNCVTSYRAPLADTITMWEEIEQSGESDLLRGAKNKLTLHPFKATQEDHICNLTVLIQSCRDPASLEHDIPAIRQLEKLDFELGPNIGPVIFPKLAQILPTLGSLVHLDLEKNKIGDVGAELLADVLNSLLSLKKLNLSQNSIGDKGLEKLATALAATPSLQSLSLYNNLIAENGAERLALVLPEMQTLTDLDVGFNNFTDVGAQKLSNSLKSCPWMKSLGLWNHCIPYGILQHLHQQDKRIRIQHS; encoded by the exons AAGAGCTGGAGTTGACCTTAATGGAGACATTCTTTCCAGTTTCAGAAAGCGCAACAGAAAAAG GCGAGGCTATGCTTCCACCACTACTTGAGCCTCCAGACTATTTTGACCACTGCATGGGGCTACAAGAAG TGCATGAGACATGTGCATTAACTGCTTTACCGGCCACCAAAGACTCAGACTCAGAACAGGCCCCGGTCAGCCAGAAGAGTGGAG GCAACAGAACACTGCACAAAAGGTCAAGATGTCGTAAATCCCAATCCAAAGAATCAG ATGGTGCTTGCCAACCAAAAAGGCCCAAGAGAACCAAAGCCACACAAAAGGTCAAAGAAATCCCGGCAGATAATTTGAGAG ACAATTCTGAGTActttcagtcagtcagacaaGTGGTCGCCTTGTCCAGTCCTCAACGGTTTGTTCCGATCAGTCCGACTGCTGCCATAGTTCCCATCACCAGCATTGCTAACTTTAACACGGCCACTCTGCTTCCCTCTACTGGCG GTGCTCCAACATTTCAGATCATCCAGACCCATTCACTAAGCCCTACCAACGCCACTTACATCTTGG TACCCACAACCCCACAGAAGCAGATGCCCCAGATCGTTCCCCTCTCACCCA TAAGTGGTACAGTGGCCCCAGAGCTCCTGGTGGTCAGTCCAGGGGGCTCCTTATCGGACAGCGTTAACAGATGCACACCCCCAGAGCCCATTACCCTCTCATCACCCACTACAG CCATTGGTTCATTGGCTACCCCTGAGCGAGAGGTGACCAGTCCTGGAAGTTCATTATCAGACAGAACCACACCTGGAGAAACCATCTTGTCTCCCACTACAG AAACTAACCCCCGTGAATCAGCTGATGTTGCCTTAAATCCCCCACCTGAGCATGTGAAAGAGGAACCCT GGTATGTTGGGAGGTACTTGCAGCATGTGAAGTCCTGCATGAGAGAGTCCTGTGGTGAGCTGGAGAAGGACAGGAGCGTGGAGTCCCACTACGTCAACGTCCGTCTACTCCAGAGGACGGTGATGGTCAAGTCCGGGAAGAACGCCAACAAGTGCCTGGAGAAGGAGATGGTCATCCTCAGCGACGCGGAGCAGAAGAAGGCCACGCTGACCAGGAAGCAGGTGTTCGCCGACGGCCAGCTGAGGCAGAAGCAGGTGATCGCCCTCCTGGGAAAGCCCGGGGCGGGCAAGAGCGCCTTCGTCAAGCGCCTCTGCCTCGACTGGGCCAAGGACCAGCTGCCGCGCTTTCGCTACGTCTTCTCGCTCGACTGCAAGACCTTGAACCTGACGCGGCCCGACTACAGCCTGAAGACGCTGCTCTTTCACCTCCCCACCTCGCCGCGCTGCGAGGACCCCGAGTCCGTGTTCAAACACGTGCTCTCCGCTCCCAAAGAGGTCCTCGTTATTCTCGACAGCTTCGAGGACTTCAAGGACCACGAGGGGCTCCTGCACTCCCCCGCCACGTGCGCCGAGGCGGGCGGCTACGGCGTCAAGCAGCTGTTCTCGGGCCTCTTCCTGAAGCGCCTGCTGAAGGGATGCACGCTGCTGATCGCCGCCAGACCCTGCGGCGGCCTGACGCCGCTGCTGCGCAAAGTGGACAGCATCCTGGAGCTCTGCGGCTTCTCGCCCGCCGAGATCGACCTGTACGCCTCGCTCTATTTCGCGGAGGACGCGCCGCGCGGCGCCAGCTCGCTGACCAAACTGAAGCTCCAGAAGTACATCTACAGCCTGTGCTCCAACCCCCTGCTGTGCCGGTACGCGTGCTTCCTGCTCGAGCGTTCGGACGGCAACAAACGCTTCGCCTTGCCCTCGACCCTCACGGGCCTGGCGCTGAAAGTGCTCTCGCTCTGCCTCAAACAGACCTCCGAAGCGCAGGGCAGGGAGACCCCAGACATGGCCCAGCTGTGTGCGCTAGCGTGGGAGTCCCTCAGTGCGCACAGCTCTCTCGTGGCCGACGAGCGGCTGGACTCCGCGGAACTTCGGGACTACGGGCTCGCCAGCGAAATACTCACCTCGCACACCGTCAGCAGGGCGGACGGAGCGGCCGGCGAGACGACCGGTTATGCTTTCTCTCACGCCCTCGTCCAGAACCTCCTGGCCTCCCTGCACCTGGTCCTGTCGGACAGCGTGAGCGACAAGGCGCTGGTCAACCAGACCTTGAGCACCagccggaggaggaggccgcAGGGCGAGTGGCTGGGCATGATGCAGCAGTTCACCGCGGGGCTCCTGTTCCAGAACAGCAAGCTCCCCGAGTGTGGCCTCGCGCACTCCACCGCCGCCCCTGGCGGCAGTGCCAAGAAAAAGGCCGTGGAGGCCCACTTGGACTCCCTCAAGTCTGGGGAGATGGCTCCGGCGAGGCTCCTGGAGCTGTGCCACTGCGTGTACGAAACGGGCAGCAAGAAGCTCGCCAAGCAGCTGGTGAAGAACCTGCCCGACACGCTGAGTCTCTGCGGAGCTCAGCTGACCCCGCCGGACGTCTACGTGCTGTGGTACCTCCTGCAGGACACCAAAGCCCTGAAAAGGCAGTTCTGCCTCGATCTGCAGGACACAGGCATCACTCTCAGTGGTCTGAAAGAGCTCGTTGGACTGAACTGTGTCACATCCTACAG GGCACCCTTGGCAGACACCATTACCATGTGGGAAGAGATAGAGCAGAGTGGGGAGTCGGATCTACTGAGGGGAGCCAAGAACAAGCTCACCCTTCACCCCTTCAAGGCCACCCAGGAAGATCACATCTGCAATCTGACGGTGCTCATTCAGTCCTGCAG AGATCCTGCATCACTGGAACATGATATACCAGCTATTAGACAACTCGAGAAGCTTGATTTTGA GTTGGGTCCCAATATTGGCCCTGTGATCTTCCCAAAGCTTGCTCAGATCCTGCCCACCCTGGGAAGCCTGGTGCATTTAGA CCTGGAGAAAAACAAGATCGGCGACGTGGGAGCTGAGCTGCTTGCTGACGTGTTGAATTCTTTATTGTCACTGAAAAAGCTGAA TCTGTCTCAGAACTCGATTGGAGATAAGGGACTGGAGAAACTTGCAACCGCTCTTGCTGCTACACCTTCTCTTCAAAGTCTCAG TTTGTACAATAACTTGATTGCTGAAAATGGCGCAGAGAGACTTGCTTTGGTCCTTCCAGAGATGCAGACCCTGACAGACCTTGA TGTTGGCTTCAACAACTTCACTGATGTTGGAGCACAGAAGCTGAGCAACAGCCTGAAAAGTTGCCCTTGGATGAAGTCTCTTGG GTTGTGGAACCATTGCATACCATATGGTATACTCCAGCATCTGCATCAACAGGACAAAAGGATAAGGATTCAGCATTCTTAG
- the ciita gene encoding MHC class II transactivator isoform X7 produces MECPNNADQGNFWDSLTAEIIESNVKENSDLLNDEDVDGFEELELTLMETFFPVSESATEKGEAMLPPLLEPPDYFDHCMGLQEVHETCALTALPATKDSDSEQAPVSQKSGGNRTLHKRSRCRKSQSKESDGACQPKRPKRTKATQKVKEIPADNLRDNSEYFQSVRQVVALSSPQRFVPISPTAAIVPITSIANFNTATLLPSTGGAPTFQIIQTHSLSPTNATYILVPTTPQKQMPQIVPLSPISGTVAPELLVVSPGGSLSDSVNRCTPPEPITLSSPTTAIGSLATPEREVTSPGSSLSDRTTPGETILSPTTETNPRESADVALNPPPEHVKEEPWYVGRYLQHVKSCMRESCGELEKDRSVESHYVNVRLLQRTVMVKSGKNANKCLEKEMVILSDAEQKKATLTRKQVFADGQLRQKQVIALLGKPGAGKSAFVKRLCLDWAKDQLPRFRYVFSLDCKTLNLTRPDYSLKTLLFHLPTSPRCEDPESVFKHVLSAPKEVLVILDSFEDFKDHEGLLHSPATCAEAGGYGVKQLFSGLFLKRLLKGCTLLIAARPCGGLTPLLRKVDSILELCGFSPAEIDLYASLYFAEDAPRGASSLTKLKLQKYIYSLCSNPLLCRYACFLLERSDGNKRFALPSTLTGLALKVLSLCLKQTSEAQGRETPDMAQLCALAWESLSAHSSLVADERLDSAELRDYGLASEILTSHTVSRADGAAGETTGYAFSHALVQNLLASLHLVLSDSVSDKALVNQTLSTSRRRRPQGEWLGMMQQFTAGLLFQNSKLPECGLAHSTAAPGGSAKKKAVEAHLDSLKSGEMAPARLLELCHCVYETGSKKLAKQLVKNLPDTLSLCGAQLTPPDVYVLWYLLQDTKALKRQFCLDLQDTGITLSGLKELVGLNCVTSYRAPLADTITMWEEIEQSGESDLLRGAKNKLTLHPFKATQEDHICNLTVLIQSCRDPASLEHDIPAIRQLEKLDFELGPNIGPVIFPKLAQILPTLGSLVHLDLEKNKIGDVGAELLADVLNSLLSLKKLNLSQNSIGDKGLEKLATALAATPSLQSLSLYNNLIAENGAERLALVLPEMQTLTDLDVGFNNFTDVGAQKLSNSLKSCPWMKSLGLWNHCIPYGILQHLHQQDKRIRIQHS; encoded by the exons AAGAGCTGGAGTTGACCTTAATGGAGACATTCTTTCCAGTTTCAGAAAGCGCAACAGAAAAAG GCGAGGCTATGCTTCCACCACTACTTGAGCCTCCAGACTATTTTGACCACTGCATGGGGCTACAAGAAG TGCATGAGACATGTGCATTAACTGCTTTACCGGCCACCAAAGACTCAGACTCAGAACAGGCCCCGGTCAGCCAGAAGAGTGGAG GCAACAGAACACTGCACAAAAGGTCAAGATGTCGTAAATCCCAATCCAAAGAATCAG ATGGTGCTTGCCAACCAAAAAGGCCCAAGAGAACCAAAGCCACACAAAAGGTCAAAGAAATCCCGGCAGATAATTTGAGAG ACAATTCTGAGTActttcagtcagtcagacaaGTGGTCGCCTTGTCCAGTCCTCAACGGTTTGTTCCGATCAGTCCGACTGCTGCCATAGTTCCCATCACCAGCATTGCTAACTTTAACACGGCCACTCTGCTTCCCTCTACTGGCG GTGCTCCAACATTTCAGATCATCCAGACCCATTCACTAAGCCCTACCAACGCCACTTACATCTTGG TACCCACAACCCCACAGAAGCAGATGCCCCAGATCGTTCCCCTCTCACCCA TAAGTGGTACAGTGGCCCCAGAGCTCCTGGTGGTCAGTCCAGGGGGCTCCTTATCGGACAGCGTTAACAGATGCACACCCCCAGAGCCCATTACCCTCTCATCACCCACTACAG CCATTGGTTCATTGGCTACCCCTGAGCGAGAGGTGACCAGTCCTGGAAGTTCATTATCAGACAGAACCACACCTGGAGAAACCATCTTGTCTCCCACTACAG AAACTAACCCCCGTGAATCAGCTGATGTTGCCTTAAATCCCCCACCTGAGCATGTGAAAGAGGAACCCT GGTATGTTGGGAGGTACTTGCAGCATGTGAAGTCCTGCATGAGAGAGTCCTGTGGTGAGCTGGAGAAGGACAGGAGCGTGGAGTCCCACTACGTCAACGTCCGTCTACTCCAGAGGACGGTGATGGTCAAGTCCGGGAAGAACGCCAACAAGTGCCTGGAGAAGGAGATGGTCATCCTCAGCGACGCGGAGCAGAAGAAGGCCACGCTGACCAGGAAGCAGGTGTTCGCCGACGGCCAGCTGAGGCAGAAGCAGGTGATCGCCCTCCTGGGAAAGCCCGGGGCGGGCAAGAGCGCCTTCGTCAAGCGCCTCTGCCTCGACTGGGCCAAGGACCAGCTGCCGCGCTTTCGCTACGTCTTCTCGCTCGACTGCAAGACCTTGAACCTGACGCGGCCCGACTACAGCCTGAAGACGCTGCTCTTTCACCTCCCCACCTCGCCGCGCTGCGAGGACCCCGAGTCCGTGTTCAAACACGTGCTCTCCGCTCCCAAAGAGGTCCTCGTTATTCTCGACAGCTTCGAGGACTTCAAGGACCACGAGGGGCTCCTGCACTCCCCCGCCACGTGCGCCGAGGCGGGCGGCTACGGCGTCAAGCAGCTGTTCTCGGGCCTCTTCCTGAAGCGCCTGCTGAAGGGATGCACGCTGCTGATCGCCGCCAGACCCTGCGGCGGCCTGACGCCGCTGCTGCGCAAAGTGGACAGCATCCTGGAGCTCTGCGGCTTCTCGCCCGCCGAGATCGACCTGTACGCCTCGCTCTATTTCGCGGAGGACGCGCCGCGCGGCGCCAGCTCGCTGACCAAACTGAAGCTCCAGAAGTACATCTACAGCCTGTGCTCCAACCCCCTGCTGTGCCGGTACGCGTGCTTCCTGCTCGAGCGTTCGGACGGCAACAAACGCTTCGCCTTGCCCTCGACCCTCACGGGCCTGGCGCTGAAAGTGCTCTCGCTCTGCCTCAAACAGACCTCCGAAGCGCAGGGCAGGGAGACCCCAGACATGGCCCAGCTGTGTGCGCTAGCGTGGGAGTCCCTCAGTGCGCACAGCTCTCTCGTGGCCGACGAGCGGCTGGACTCCGCGGAACTTCGGGACTACGGGCTCGCCAGCGAAATACTCACCTCGCACACCGTCAGCAGGGCGGACGGAGCGGCCGGCGAGACGACCGGTTATGCTTTCTCTCACGCCCTCGTCCAGAACCTCCTGGCCTCCCTGCACCTGGTCCTGTCGGACAGCGTGAGCGACAAGGCGCTGGTCAACCAGACCTTGAGCACCagccggaggaggaggccgcAGGGCGAGTGGCTGGGCATGATGCAGCAGTTCACCGCGGGGCTCCTGTTCCAGAACAGCAAGCTCCCCGAGTGTGGCCTCGCGCACTCCACCGCCGCCCCTGGCGGCAGTGCCAAGAAAAAGGCCGTGGAGGCCCACTTGGACTCCCTCAAGTCTGGGGAGATGGCTCCGGCGAGGCTCCTGGAGCTGTGCCACTGCGTGTACGAAACGGGCAGCAAGAAGCTCGCCAAGCAGCTGGTGAAGAACCTGCCCGACACGCTGAGTCTCTGCGGAGCTCAGCTGACCCCGCCGGACGTCTACGTGCTGTGGTACCTCCTGCAGGACACCAAAGCCCTGAAAAGGCAGTTCTGCCTCGATCTGCAGGACACAGGCATCACTCTCAGTGGTCTGAAAGAGCTCGTTGGACTGAACTGTGTCACATCCTACAG GGCACCCTTGGCAGACACCATTACCATGTGGGAAGAGATAGAGCAGAGTGGGGAGTCGGATCTACTGAGGGGAGCCAAGAACAAGCTCACCCTTCACCCCTTCAAGGCCACCCAGGAAGATCACATCTGCAATCTGACGGTGCTCATTCAGTCCTGCAG AGATCCTGCATCACTGGAACATGATATACCAGCTATTAGACAACTCGAGAAGCTTGATTTTGA GTTGGGTCCCAATATTGGCCCTGTGATCTTCCCAAAGCTTGCTCAGATCCTGCCCACCCTGGGAAGCCTGGTGCATTTAGA CCTGGAGAAAAACAAGATCGGCGACGTGGGAGCTGAGCTGCTTGCTGACGTGTTGAATTCTTTATTGTCACTGAAAAAGCTGAA TCTGTCTCAGAACTCGATTGGAGATAAGGGACTGGAGAAACTTGCAACCGCTCTTGCTGCTACACCTTCTCTTCAAAGTCTCAG TTTGTACAATAACTTGATTGCTGAAAATGGCGCAGAGAGACTTGCTTTGGTCCTTCCAGAGATGCAGACCCTGACAGACCTTGA TGTTGGCTTCAACAACTTCACTGATGTTGGAGCACAGAAGCTGAGCAACAGCCTGAAAAGTTGCCCTTGGATGAAGTCTCTTGG GTTGTGGAACCATTGCATACCATATGGTATACTCCAGCATCTGCATCAACAGGACAAAAGGATAAGGATTCAGCATTCTTAG
- the dexi gene encoding dexamethasone-induced protein homolog has protein sequence MTYSSYSQLDSVESLINELPYMFYLGLFFVNVLILYYAFLMEYIVLNVGIVFLPEDMDQALVDLGVLSDPGSVPYDTDTELDVFEGYLE, from the coding sequence ATGACATACTCAAGTTATTCTCAGCTAGATTCAGTTGAATCGCTGATTAACGAGCTTCCCTATATGTTTTATCTGGGCCTGTTTTTTGTTAACGTTTTGATCTTGTACTATGCCTTTCTAATGGAGTACATAGTGCTTAATGTCGGGATAGTATTTCTGCCAGAGGACATGGACCAGGCACTGGTGGATTTGGGCGTGCTATCTGACCCGGGGTCTGTTCCCTATGACACGGATACAGAGCTGGACGTTTTCGAGGGGTACCTTGAGTGA